One Nostoc punctiforme PCC 73102 DNA window includes the following coding sequences:
- a CDS encoding D-alanine--D-alanine ligase family protein, translated as MTKLRVGLLFGGRSGEHEVSIKSARAIAKALSVDENASKYEILPFYIQKDGRWLAGEAPQKVLETGSPLLEAEQSTSEGNLTSNPQVQTLSKWESPSQVAQVDIWFPVLHGPNGEDGTIQGLLTLMQVPFVGSGVLGSAMGMDKIAMKMTFEQAGLAQVKYKAITRAQVWSNPCVFPKLCDEIEAALGYPAFVKPANLGSSVGIAKVRSRQELEAALDNAASYDRRLVVEAGVVAREVECAVLGNDQPQASVVGEISYDSDFYDYETKYTEDRADLLIPAPIPDAIARQIQDMALQAFAAVDAAGLARVDFFYVEATQEVLINEINTLPGFTATSMYPQLWAHSGVSFPELVDRLIQLALERYSPS; from the coding sequence ATGACTAAGCTGCGCGTGGGGTTACTGTTTGGCGGTCGTTCGGGAGAACATGAAGTTTCAATCAAATCAGCACGGGCGATCGCTAAAGCCCTGAGTGTAGACGAAAATGCCAGTAAGTACGAAATACTTCCTTTTTACATCCAAAAAGATGGACGCTGGTTAGCGGGAGAAGCACCTCAAAAGGTTTTAGAAACAGGCAGTCCGCTTTTGGAAGCTGAACAATCAACTTCTGAGGGAAATCTGACATCCAACCCTCAAGTCCAAACCCTGAGTAAATGGGAATCTCCCTCTCAAGTTGCCCAAGTGGATATTTGGTTTCCCGTTCTCCACGGCCCCAACGGTGAGGACGGGACAATTCAAGGGTTACTAACTTTGATGCAAGTCCCCTTTGTTGGTTCTGGGGTGTTAGGTTCGGCGATGGGGATGGATAAAATTGCGATGAAAATGACCTTTGAGCAAGCGGGACTAGCGCAGGTAAAATATAAGGCGATAACTAGAGCGCAAGTTTGGTCTAATCCTTGCGTTTTTCCAAAACTGTGTGATGAGATTGAGGCAGCATTAGGTTATCCCGCTTTTGTTAAACCTGCTAATTTGGGTTCATCGGTGGGTATTGCCAAAGTGCGATCGCGCCAAGAATTAGAAGCCGCCTTAGATAATGCCGCCAGTTATGACCGAAGACTGGTTGTAGAAGCTGGTGTCGTCGCCAGGGAAGTTGAGTGTGCTGTTTTAGGCAACGATCAACCCCAAGCCTCTGTCGTTGGAGAGATTAGTTATGATAGTGATTTTTATGATTATGAAACTAAATATACAGAGGATCGGGCAGATTTACTGATTCCAGCACCGATTCCAGATGCGATCGCTCGTCAAATTCAGGACATGGCTTTGCAAGCCTTTGCAGCTGTTGATGCTGCGGGATTGGCAAGGGTCGATTTCTTCTATGTGGAAGCGACACAAGAGGTTTTGATTAACGAAATCAATACGTTGCCAGGCTTTACGGCGACGAGTATGTATCCCCAACTCTGGGCCCATAGTGGAGTCTCCTTTCCAGAATTAGTTGATCGGTTAATTCAACTTGCTCTTGAAAGGTATTCTCCTAGCTGA